A window from Camelus dromedarius isolate mCamDro1 chromosome 9, mCamDro1.pat, whole genome shotgun sequence encodes these proteins:
- the LOC105098801 gene encoding LOW QUALITY PROTEIN: olfactory receptor 13H1 (The sequence of the model RefSeq protein was modified relative to this genomic sequence to represent the inferred CDS: inserted 1 base in 1 codon) — protein MDIQNSTEELYFILLELSQYPRAQTVFFCLLLMSYIITLLGNSLVLLLICYDPQLHMRMYFFISNLSFLDMCYITSSVPQTLINCLVTIPAISLGQCLAQMAVGLYLGVVECLLLAAMAYDRCVAIGDPLHYSVHMGPRLCGLLAGTSWTAAFLLTMVLVMTMPLEFCGHQVINHFSCELLALLKLACSDLHFYELIMWXISALALLAPFAFVVASHGWILVAVLRIQSTEGRGKAFSTCGSHLIVVALFYGTAISMYMTPQDKTTHDRDKIISISYGILTPMMNPFIYSLRNKDVKGAFRRLLGRRTDL, from the exons ATGGACATCCAGAACAGCACCGAGGAGCTCTACTTCATTCTGCTGGAGCTGTCCCAGTACCCCAGGGCTCAGACCGTCTTCTTCTGTTTGCTCCTCATGTCCTACATCATCACCCTTCTGGGGAACAGCCTTGTGCTGCTCCTGATCTGCTATGACCCCCAGCTCCACATGCGCATGTACTTTTTCATCAGCAACCTGTCCTTCCTGGATATGTGTTACATCACGTCCAGTGTGCCCCAGACCCTCATCAACTGCTTGGTGACCATTCCCGCCATCTCGCTAGGACAGTGCTTGGCCCAGATGGCTGTGGGGCTGTACCTGGGTGTTGTGGAGTGCCTCCTGCTGGCCgccatggcctatgaccgctgTGTGGCTATTGGTGACCCCCTGCACTACTCTGTGCACATGGGGCCCCGGCTCTGTGGCCTGTTGGCTGGGACTTCATGGACTGCAGCCTTCCTGCTGACAATGGTCCTCGTAATGACCATGCCCTTGGAATTCTGTGGTCACCAAGTCATCAACCACTTCTCATGTGAGCTCCTGGCCCTGCTCAAGCTTGCCTGTTCTGACCTGCATTTCTATGAGTTGATCATGT GAATCAGCGCCCTGGCCCTGTTGGCTCCTTTTGCCTTCGTTGTGGCCTCCCATGGATGGATCCTGGTGGCTGTGCTGAGGATACAGTCCACAGAGGGCCGTGGCAAGGCATTTTCCACCTGCGGATCACACCTCATAGTGGTGGCCCTGTTCTATGGCACAGCCATCTCCATGTATATGACGCCACAGGACAAGACCACCCATGACCGAGACAAGATCATCTCCATATCCTACGGCATCCTCACCCCCATGATGAACCCCTTCATCTACAGCCTGCGGAACAAGGACGTGAAAGGGGCCTTCAGGAGACTGTTGGGGAGAAGGACTGACCTCTAA
- the LOC116154995 gene encoding olfactory receptor 2G3, translating to MRPAAWNESGTSDFVLLGLGAPPSLRPLLWAALLVAYLATVLGNGALVGLIALDRRLHRPMYRLLAHLALLDTAYVSTTLPQALVHMRARRATLSPARCGAQLYVGISLGSCEALLLAAMALDRCLAVRQPLRYAALVTPPRCAALAAAAWALGFALSAPNAAAALRLRFCPGRPAVDHFFCELPAVLRTACADTSANQLLVYGLGTPILLVPLTFILASYALILAAVGKLPSAESRLKALSTCGSHLAVVGLFYGTVTAMYLRPRGSSALPARRHKLVAVFYLVVTPVLNPLIYSLRNREVHAAARYALARLRGSRSELR from the coding sequence ATGCGCCCGGCTGCCTGGAATGAGTCGGGGACCTCGGACTTcgtgctgctggggctgggggccccgCCCTCCCTGCGGCCCTTGCTGTGGGCGGCGCTCCTGGTGGCCTATCTGGCCACGGTGCTGGGCAATGGCGCCCTGGTGGGGCTGATCGCCTTGGACCGGCGGCTGCACCGGCCCATGTACCGCCTGCTCGCCCACCTGGCGCTGCTGGACACGGCGTACGTGAGCACCACGCTCCCGCAGGCTCTGGTGCACATGAGGGCCCGCCGAGCCACCCTCTCCCCGGCGCGCTGCGGGGCGCAGCTCTACGTGGGCATCTCCCTGGGCAGCTGCGAGGCCCTGCTGCTGGCCGCCATGGCGCTGGACCGCTGCCTGGCCGTGCGCCAGCCCCTGCGCTACGCGGCGCTCGTGACGCCCCCGCGCTGCGCCGCGCTGGCCGCCGCCGCCTGGGCGCTGGGCTTCGCGCTGTCGGCGCCCAACGCCGCGGCCGCGCTGCGCCTGCGCTTCTGCCCCGGGCGGCCGGCCGTCGACCACTTCTTCTGCGAGCTGCCCGCTGTGCTGAGGACGGCGTGTGCGGACACCTCCGCCAACCAGCTGCTGGTCTACGGCCTGGGCACGCCCATCCTCTTGGTGCCTTTGACCTTCATCCTCGCCTCCTACGCCTTGATTCTGGCGGCCGTGGGCAAGCTGCCGTCCGCCGAGAGCCGCCTCAAGGCGCTGTCCACCTGTGGCTCCCACCTGGCCGTGGTGGGGCTCTTCTACGGCACGGTGACCGCCATGTACCTGCGCCCGCGGGGCTCCAGCGCCCTCCCCGCCAGGCGCCACAAGCTGGTGGCTGTCTTCTATCTGGTCGTCACGCCTGTCCTGAACCCACTCATCTACAGCCTTCGAAACCGCGAGGTCCACGCGGCAGCCCGCTACGCCCTCGCCCGGCTGCGGGGGTCGCGCTCGGAGCTGCGCTGA
- the LOC105098802 gene encoding olfactory receptor 10A7, whose amino-acid sequence MPAAWAPPGAPAAPPAANRSSAGDFALLGFAHLPALRPLLAALSLPAFLLALLGNALIALLTARDPALRAPMYFFLRQLALLELCFSLDVVPRLLVTLLRPGLGVSPAGCALQLLLVLSCVTSECFLLTAMAWDRYVAICRPLRYGAIMSPRLCHLLAAACWLAGVPVSLVFTAWLFRFPFCGPRGIRHFFCDIAPLLSLVCADTRLFEANVLAATVLVIMVPFCLIATSYVGILATVLRMPSARGRHKALSTCASHLVVVVLFYGTTGVIHLRPKASYSPESKQVVSLSYTLVTPMLNPLIYSLRNKEVKAALGRLFVQRRGTHIPSPF is encoded by the coding sequence ATGCCGGCGGCCTGGGCTCCCCCGGGCGCCCCCGCGGCCCCGCCCGCGGCCAACCGGAGCTCGGCCGGCGACTTCGCGCTGCTGGGCTTCGCGCACCTGCCCGCGCTGCGCCCGCTGCTCGCCGCGCTCTCCCTGCCCGCGTTCCTGCTCGCGCTGCTGGGCAACGCGCTCATCGCGCTGCTGACCGCGCGGGACCCGGCCCTGCGCGcgcccatgtacttcttcctgcGCCAGTTGGCCCTGCTGGAGCTCTGCTTCTCGCTGGACGTTGTGCCCCGGCTGCTGGTGACCCTGCTGCGGCCCGGGCTGGGCGTGTCCCCCGCCGGCTGCGCCCTGCAGCTGCTCCTGGTGCTGTCGTGCGTCACGTCCGAGTGCTTCCTCCTGACCGCCATGGCCTGggaccgctacgtggccatctgcagGCCCCTGCGCTACGGCGCCATCATGAGCCCCCgcctctgccacctgctggccgCCGCGTGCTGGCTGGCCGGAGTCCCCGTGTCGCTGGTCTTCACCGCCTGGCTCTTCCGCTTCCCTTTCTGCGGGCCACGTGGCATCCGCCACTTCTTCTGTGACATCGCTCCTCTGCTGAGCCTGGTGTGTGCGGACACCAGGCTCTTCGAAGCCAACGTGTTGGCGGCCACAGTGCTGGTCatcatggttcccttctgtctGATAGCCACGTCCTACGTCGGGATCTTGGCCACTGTGCTACGGATGCCGTCCGCCAGGGGGCGCCACAAGGCCCTGTCCACGTGTGCCTCCCACCTCGTTGTGGTGGTTCTGTTTTACGGCACAACAGGGGTCATCCACCTGCGACCCAAGGCCAGCTACTCGCCGGAGAGCAAGCAGGTGGTGTCCCTGTCCTACACCCTGGTGACCCCCATGCTCAACCCCCTCATCTACAGCCTTCGGAACAAGGAGGTGAAGGCTGCCCTGGGGCGTCTGTTTGTCCAAAGAAGAGGGACCCACATTCCATCCCCTTTCTGA